The following nucleotide sequence is from Anopheles stephensi strain Indian chromosome 3, UCI_ANSTEP_V1.0, whole genome shotgun sequence.
CTGATGGCCAAAAGCTAGTTCCTATTTCATCTAGCATCCCACCAAAGGGGCACAACCCACCGTTGCAGCAAACTCATCATCGATTTGCGCCCAATCGAAGTAGGCATCAACTCTCTACCGAAGGTGCAAAATggagcatacacaaacaaaaattaagcagaaagaaagcaaataaaagacCACTCACCCGTTCCAGCTTCTGGAAGTACTGCCGCAGAAAGACGATCGGATTGTCGGGCCGGGATACGCACAGCTGCGCAATGCAGTCCTTCAGCAACCGCTGGATCCGGTGCGTCTGGATGTACGATTCACATTCCCGCAGGTGTTGCTCTTCCTCCTGTGCGTTCGACATGGTGCGTTGGATGTGCGAGTACCGTAGGGAATGATGGGGAGAGGGTCTTTTGATTCACTTCAGGCACTCGTTATAGGTGATCGGATTCCACAACACACTGCGCCCGGTTCGGATTAAGCACTTCCTAGAAAATCCAATCACAAACTCGACCcgcgaaacacacacgcgaaacACAGCACAATATTCAATGGCACGCGAGAACTAGCCCCGTAAGCCGTCGCACCAAACCGCGTATCTGTCCGCAACCGATGACTGTCAATTGATCACACGCGACAAAGGCCTCTGGTACACCTTCCGTGAAGGCGAGCGATGAATCTGCCGAAAAGTGTTCTGTGTTGTGTCTGGAGGAAGCACAGTTTCTTCTTCGATGCACCGTTCCACAGCAGCGCTGTTTCCAGAGAGATACGTTCGACGGTTGCTACGATTGTTCGATGGGAACTCCCGCTGGCACCGGACAGCTGTTAGGGTTCGTAGAAGTTGTGAGATGCTGCCGCTACTGCTGTTGCCTTTGACGACCGCACCTTAGATTACGGAGCAGCGGAGTCCAACGTCCAAGTGGGCCCACGACGCGCGGTCAAAATCACCGATTGTCCACCGTTGTTGACGTATCGATAATTACTGGGGCGGGCTGAAAATGAGGACACTTGATACTGTGAGTGGGGTGAAGATGTGTGCGAGAACAGCTCTAGCTACCGCATACACTGCAACGCACTGGCGACGACGACAGGCGAATGGAGCATGAAACCTTTCTTCACAGCAAAACGTTACGATACGATAAACGATAAGACGGATTCTTCACAGCGGCAAACACCACAGCAGCTTCTCGTCCGGGAGTGGTGTTACGGTTGTTCGTCGTTcctccgtcgtcgtcgttcgtcGTTAACAAGGCGCAACGTAGCACTTTCCCACAGATTCGCCCGATTCGCTTTtcccacaacacacaacacacgcaccGTTGCACTGTTCTCCTGTCGCACGGAATCACGCCCTAACTACACTTTACTGGGCGAGCTGGGATATATTAGCGTGGAGGACGTTCTAAGCTATATAAATGCAGCTGCAAGATAGAAAACAATCGCACACGATTCCTGCACACCGTCGTACACACGGGATCGCAGCGAAGGGAGAacaaatgttgtttttttacttcttctttcgtATGTGTGCACTTTTTTCGCTGTTTGACAGCTCGTTGTTGCACTGCTGGTCGGTCCGCGTGGACATGCGTCATGACATGAACGCGACATTTGTTGGTGCCGATGTTTacggtgattttttttatttttccaacatTAATTAATGGTTTTTTAAATAAGCAACAAGTAATGTAACAGAAAGGGGGAAAggggcgattttttttccaaataatAATGGTttctttattgtttattttctaaAACATCGCGACTGCGCTGCACTGCCTGCTCGATGTTTTCTAACGAACAATTGCGATCAAACATTTGTAAGGTTCTCTCCATGTACGAAACGATTCAAAAGCTAGAGTGCAAATGCAATGTCCGATACTCGTCGGTTCGTGGAAAGAAGTACAAAGAGTACAAAATCGAAATCGAGTACCGCAAAGAAACAACTGATTCTTATTTCACATTCCGTCTGATGACTCGTTAGCACGGATGCCCGATTGAATTAGCAGTAGATCACGTTCCTGCTCCTCCTTGCTTGCCTTCTGGCATTGTTTCATAAACGTTCCAAAGTGGATCCGCTCCGTTACCGAAACGCTATCGTTTAGCCGTGGCCGCAGCTGGCGGGTTTTCGTTGGCAGCGCAAAATTAACCTCGCCCCCAGTCAATCCCATCGCATCGATCTCCTGTCTCagcgttttcttttcctgctcCAAATCGGCAATCGCGTTTGCAATCAGTTCCGCCTTCTTCTCGGCGAATTCTTGCTCCGCGGCAGCTATCTCGCGCAGACAGTCTTGGTGGGCGCTGGCCAGCGCCGCATCCCGTTCGATCTCGTTCAGTGCCACCCGGTCGCTCAGCTCGGTTTGCAGACGCTGGACAATCTTTAAATATGCCGGATGCTTACGCTGCTTGGCCAGCTCTAGCTGGCCCAGCAAATCGGCCCGTTGTTTGCGATATAGTTGCTCCGCCAGCGAATCGCCATCGGCTGGATTGATTTCAGTTTCACTCGCATCTTCCGTCTGATCGCTGCTGTCGGTATCGTATGCAGGATCTTGCTCCATAAACACCGTCGCCCGTTCGCCGTCCATTTCTCGGGTGGTATGCACTCGATGTGATATTTTGAGTGTTATGGTGGATTCAGGACTGTAAAAATTTAACAGCACGCTAGTGGGAAGCTTGAAGACAAAGTTGTCGCATACTTACTTACAGTTGCTTGCACTATTCAGCTCCAGCGAAGTAGCTGCACTGCTAATGACAGGCAGAATGTGCGTGTTGCGACGAGTTGTAGCAGCAatgacaacagcaacaacaacaacagcaacaacaaaacaatctcACTTCGATGGTTACTAGGATGACCGAATACTCGAATGGCAAGCTACAAATGTATCTTTTGCAGATTTTGCAAACAGCAGGGAAGGGAGTAATCGACGTACTGGCGAAGAGCCATACTACGACCCCACGCTGCTGGCTAGCATCTAACGTGTGGATGGAACACCGGAAGAACGACATCATCCCCCTCAGAGAAAGCACAGCGATGTGCTGAACAGGAGAAATACGATCAGGAGACAACATAATGCCTGTTTCTTTTGCACCAAACGAATGCAGAGTGGACGACTGAACGGCGATGCCGGAAGTGCTggtaagttttgtttgttttacagtTTTATCGAGCTAAATTCCTCGACGGACGCAGCTTCCAACTCTCCGTGCCATGTGTAAGCGACACTTGGATTAGAAGATCGCCATATgcatatggcgcatttcgGGCCAATGAACTGCCTTCGCATAAGCAGCGTCACCAGAAAAGCAACTTCACCCTGAAACTCTTCATATGTGGTTTGTAGAACAAAAATCTTTCAGATGCGTTACCCGACggtacaagatcgacttggcGGAAGTCAGTACACTTCCAGAGAATTTCAAACGAAGCAGGTTCGGATGATACTCCTAGCACACGTGGTCATACGATGGATGTAGGAAACACCTTCACCGCATATAATAATGGTACATAAGACACACAGTTGCCGGTCCACTAAATTCGGTACAGCGTTGGAACGGTCTGCACAAGTAACAGGAGAAGGACCAGATAGCTGGATTCCGGTGTCGTAGCTTGAAATACCTCGACAAAGCAGAGGAAGAGAAAGTTGGAACCCTCTAGAGTCGAATTGCTTGCGCGACGATATCGGAACAACGACGACAGACTGGAGAGCAATTTCCTCCCTCCGTCCGTGTCTTCTTTTCTCTCGTCCGTCACTTTGTCGCTGGGTGGTCATGGGAGTCGGCCAGTCAGCTTCGGATATTCGGAAGCAGCTCCAGAGACCTTTCCAACGGACCAGTAGATTTGAGGTCTAACACCAGATTTAGAGCTTggtacaattttatttaaaaggtTCATAATTTAATAAGGTTCATTTTCTTGAACCTGGATTCTTGTCAGTGGGAAATGACTGTGGCCAAATTGACAATTTTTACTGCATTGTATAATTTACGTGGAGTATTTTGTGCAATAGCTTTTGAGGTAAGCGACAGGCAAAATAAGACCTTTATCGCAAAGCAAACACCCAGCTTCATAGTCTTTGCACATTTTAAAATTGTCTGCTTGCGTGGTGCAAACATGATGCTCAAGCCATTATGCTGTTGATCGTAACGAAACGTTGACAAATCACATTCATACGCCACGATTGGGTTTAGATAGAAATGGGATTGATTTGGGAAACCAAATCAAGAGAAGTCTAGATTCAGTAAGAAAAGGGACATCCCGAATGGGCAGAAGGAACCTCCTTCCATTATGATGAGGTCTGCTACATGACAACCCGTGACCCATGAATTCTCCAAAGAATTTCTGTCTGGAAATGGTTGGCTTGCAGTTGCCGAGGTCTTTCGGCAAGTTCATTTCGAATGGATTCTCGAATGATGAGGACCTACATCAAGTACACCAACAGCTGGCAGAAGTCGTTTATCTTCATTGTGCTGCACAGTGCCGTGGAACGAGAGTAACGTGAGGGTGTCCTCGAAAGAACTCGTCGAAGGACGATACCCCATTTTGAATGGCTGCGTCAGGCCTCAAGCCTCTTACATCGGCCAAGcaggtaggtaggtaggtagcAGAGACCTCGTTACCCGCACGCAGAATGGAAGATGCCACTGAAATGGCTATTTATGCACTAACTACGCATCTATGGTCGGAACCACACCGGTCCATCAGATAATTTACCATTGAGGGCATCGGTGAGGCACTACTCGTCCGACAGTCTCCCCTCTACAGATCCGAGGTAGCATATCCTTCGAAGGTTAATGGAAAGAATTGGCGTAATTGCAGCTTGGGAACAGACAAATGCTGGGATGTAGCACAGCTGCGTCTGGTAGGCACACCAATGGCTGTTAGCCCTAATGACTCTAATGCGCTAATGGCGGTAGGGTAGGGATGGCGCAATTTCATACGTGGCTGAAGAACGCACCTACAACAACTGGCAACCTCTGA
It contains:
- the LOC118509608 gene encoding uncharacterized protein LOC118509608 encodes the protein MDGERATVFMEQDPAYDTDSSDQTEDASETEINPADGDSLAEQLYRKQRADLLGQLELAKQRKHPAYLKIVQRLQTELSDRVALNEIERDAALASAHQDCLREIAAAEQEFAEKKAELIANAIADLEQEKKTLRQEIDAMGLTGGEVNFALPTKTRQLRPRLNDSVSVTERIHFGTFMKQCQKASKEEQERDLLLIQSGIRANESSDGM